One window of Erwinia aphidicola genomic DNA carries:
- a CDS encoding phage tail assembly protein T, protein MMRTEWGAALVASTLANANRDPEKSEPFSIADFAPHMQKEAISLKEAMETWV, encoded by the coding sequence ATGATGCGTACTGAGTGGGGGGCGGCGCTGGTGGCCAGTACGCTGGCTAATGCCAATCGGGACCCAGAAAAAAGTGAGCCTTTCAGTATTGCTGACTTCGCACCTCACATGCAGAAAGAGGCAATAAGCTTGAAAGAGGCTATGGAAACCTGGGTCTAA
- a CDS encoding HNH endonuclease: MPAAIPRACRKHGCGKTTTDRSGYCPDHIHTGWQQHQQGKTRQQRGYGSAWDIRRARILTRDKHLCQNCMRNGRVAAAPTVDHIKPKAHGGTDDDSNLEALCWPCHKRKTANERNR, translated from the coding sequence ATGCCAGCAGCAATACCACGCGCCTGCCGTAAGCATGGCTGTGGAAAGACCACGACTGATCGCTCAGGTTACTGCCCTGACCATATCCACACAGGATGGCAGCAGCATCAGCAGGGCAAAACCCGGCAGCAGCGTGGATATGGCAGTGCGTGGGACATACGCCGCGCGCGCATCCTGACGAGGGACAAGCACCTGTGCCAAAACTGCATGAGGAATGGCCGCGTTGCAGCAGCACCTACGGTTGACCATATCAAGCCTAAGGCACACGGCGGCACAGACGACGACAGCAATCTTGAAGCGTTGTGCTGGCCCTGCCATAAGCGCAAGACGGCCAATGAGCGCAACCGATAG
- a CDS encoding DUF7210 family protein: MKLKLLKPIYHDGVVKPAGATFETAEQHGRELIKKLYAQLATEDNPAEQPEQPEQPEQPEQPEQPEQPEQPEQPEQPKTKTKTK; the protein is encoded by the coding sequence ATGAAACTTAAATTACTCAAACCCATCTATCACGATGGAGTGGTGAAACCCGCTGGCGCAACGTTCGAAACTGCTGAACAGCATGGGCGCGAGCTGATTAAAAAGCTATATGCGCAGTTGGCAACTGAGGATAATCCTGCAGAGCAGCCAGAGCAGCCAGAGCAGCCAGAGCAGCCAGAGCAGCCAGAGCAGCCAGAGCAGCCAGAGCAGCCAGAGCAGCCAGAGCAGCCAAAAACCAAAACCAAAACTAAATAA
- a CDS encoding phage portal protein: protein MKSKKHPGRVKSALLNWLGVPISLTTGDFWQDWMGASSSGKTVSVDKAIKLSAVWACARLLSESVSTLPLKVYRRQADGSRILAQDHPAYRVLCRQPNAEMTPSRFMLMVVASLSLRGNGFIEKLMIGNKLVGLNPLLPQNMVVKRLDNGQLEYTYTEKLGKRVIPVKKIMHIRGFGLDGVCGMMPMMVGRDVIGSAMAVEESAAKIFENGIQNSGFISAKTALNEDQRGRLKKNLGDFVGSKNAGKVMVLEGDLSYQGITMNPEAAQMLESRSFSIEEICRWFRIPPFMVGHADKQSSWASSVEGMNLQFLTNTLRPLLVNIEQEIARCLLDGDEDYFAEFSVEGLLRADSAGRSAYYTTALQNGWMSRNDVRRMENMAPIEGGDIYTVQLNLTPLEDLKKNSQAARAKVFQEVHACVFPDIPFEQSPLKQAA from the coding sequence ATGAAATCCAAAAAACATCCCGGGCGCGTAAAAAGCGCCCTTTTAAACTGGCTAGGTGTTCCCATCAGCCTGACGACTGGCGACTTCTGGCAGGATTGGATGGGGGCGAGCAGCAGCGGTAAAACGGTGTCGGTCGATAAGGCCATCAAGCTTTCTGCGGTATGGGCCTGTGCCAGGCTGTTAAGCGAATCCGTGTCTACGCTGCCGCTCAAGGTGTATCGGCGTCAGGCGGATGGTTCGCGAATACTGGCACAGGATCATCCAGCTTATCGCGTTCTCTGCCGACAGCCCAATGCAGAAATGACGCCATCACGATTTATGCTGATGGTGGTGGCGAGTCTTAGTCTGCGCGGTAACGGCTTTATCGAAAAGCTGATGATCGGTAACAAGCTGGTGGGCCTCAATCCTCTGCTACCGCAGAATATGGTGGTGAAACGGTTGGATAACGGGCAACTGGAATACACTTACACCGAAAAACTCGGCAAGCGGGTCATACCGGTTAAAAAAATCATGCATATTCGCGGGTTCGGCCTTGATGGCGTCTGCGGCATGATGCCGATGATGGTCGGGCGCGACGTGATTGGCTCGGCCATGGCCGTTGAGGAATCGGCGGCCAAGATATTCGAGAACGGGATCCAAAACTCCGGTTTCATCAGTGCAAAAACGGCCTTGAACGAGGACCAGCGCGGCAGGCTAAAGAAAAATCTCGGGGACTTTGTCGGCTCCAAAAACGCCGGCAAGGTCATGGTTCTGGAAGGAGACCTGTCCTATCAGGGCATTACTATGAACCCCGAAGCGGCGCAGATGCTGGAGAGCCGCTCATTCAGCATCGAGGAGATTTGTCGCTGGTTCCGTATTCCGCCGTTTATGGTGGGGCATGCCGACAAGCAGAGCAGCTGGGCGTCGAGCGTGGAAGGCATGAACCTGCAATTTCTGACCAATACATTGCGGCCGCTGCTGGTCAACATCGAGCAGGAAATCGCGCGCTGTCTGCTGGACGGCGACGAGGATTATTTTGCCGAGTTCTCGGTGGAAGGTTTGCTGCGTGCCGACAGCGCGGGGCGTTCTGCCTATTACACCACGGCGCTGCAAAACGGCTGGATGTCACGCAATGACGTTCGCCGAATGGAAAACATGGCACCAATTGAGGGTGGCGATATTTATACCGTGCAGCTCAATCTGACGCCGCTGGAAGACTTGAAGAAAAATAGTCAGGCAGCGCGGGCAAAAGTCTTTCAGGAAGTACACGCTTGCGTGTTCCCAGACATACCTTTCGAACAATCACCGCTTAAACAAGCGGCCTAG
- a CDS encoding phage tail assembly chaperone family protein, TAC, translating to MKLTLDSLKKSGAFTGRPVEKQITWKQRDEEFTATVFIRPLGYHSATSDVLAHVGKVDGIAGRIAASICDEDGHPVFTPQDITGEADPDRGALDGALTIALLVAIQEVNDLGKTTNSAPKMNSGASSSSMESAEEPSPKPEKTSASGSTSSGLSTEPPTAI from the coding sequence ATGAAACTGACCCTCGATTCACTGAAAAAATCCGGCGCATTCACAGGTCGTCCGGTGGAAAAACAAATCACCTGGAAGCAGCGTGATGAAGAATTTACAGCCACGGTGTTCATCCGACCGCTGGGTTACCACAGCGCCACATCTGACGTACTGGCCCATGTGGGCAAGGTTGACGGCATTGCCGGGCGTATTGCAGCCAGTATCTGTGATGAAGATGGTCACCCGGTCTTCACGCCTCAGGATATTACTGGCGAGGCTGACCCCGATCGCGGCGCGCTTGATGGCGCACTGACTATCGCGCTCCTGGTTGCCATTCAGGAGGTGAACGATCTGGGAAAGACCACCAACTCAGCGCCGAAGATGAATTCTGGTGCGAGCTCGTCCTCAATGGAATCGGCGGAAGAACCATCGCCGAAGCCAGAGAAAACCTCAGCTTCCGGGAGTACCAGCTCTGGGTTAAGTACCGAGCCGCCTACGGCAATCTAA
- a CDS encoding DUF3168 domain-containing protein, translating to MIAPIFTTCAASADVRALLGDTTVRLYPFGKNPETPTYPYAVWQNITGGPENYLGTRPDADNYTLQVDIYANTDSEVIAVARALRDAIEPRAYITRWGEQEQDSETKRYRYSFDVDWIVLR from the coding sequence ATGATTGCACCAATTTTCACAACCTGCGCAGCGAGCGCTGATGTCCGGGCGCTGCTGGGCGACACCACAGTGAGACTTTACCCATTCGGGAAAAACCCCGAAACACCCACCTATCCCTACGCGGTGTGGCAGAACATAACCGGCGGACCAGAGAATTACCTTGGAACGCGCCCTGACGCGGACAATTACACGCTGCAGGTTGATATCTATGCCAACACCGACAGTGAAGTGATCGCCGTGGCGCGCGCGCTGCGTGATGCCATTGAACCCCGCGCCTATATCACCCGATGGGGGGAGCAGGAGCAGGACAGTGAAACCAAACGGTACCGCTATTCATTCGATGTCGACTGGATAGTGTTGCGATAA
- a CDS encoding phage major capsid protein: MSEVNEILKQVTASIEDANGKFSAKAEEALKEAKKSGSLSEETKAAVDKMASEFNAMREAEKTLKAALGELEQHVAQMPLSNAAKLVETVGQQVISSEALKSFSAGVEGNKRLSIPVSAALLTVNVPGQIVAPDRLPGIDAQPKQRLFIRDLIAPGRTASNTIYWVQQTGFTNNAKAVAENTTKPYSDIQFAEKITPVRTIAHLFKAAKQILDDMPQLQSTIDAELRYGLKYVEEQEILFGDGTGAHLEGIIPQASAYAAAFEVDQQNGIDDLRLAMLQAQLARFPASGHVLHFIDWAKIELIKDTLGRYILANPAALTGPTLWGLPVVATEAAAFQGKFLTGAFNAGAQIFDREDANVVISTENADDFEKNMISIRCEERLALAVKRPEAFIYGTFTAPAAGGGS, translated from the coding sequence ATGTCTGAAGTAAACGAAATCCTGAAACAAGTAACCGCAAGCATTGAAGATGCAAACGGCAAATTTAGCGCCAAAGCAGAAGAGGCGCTGAAAGAAGCAAAAAAATCCGGTTCCCTCTCAGAAGAAACTAAAGCAGCGGTCGATAAAATGGCTTCAGAGTTTAACGCCATGCGTGAAGCTGAAAAAACGCTGAAAGCTGCCCTGGGTGAGCTGGAGCAGCACGTTGCCCAGATGCCGCTCAGTAACGCGGCTAAACTGGTTGAGACCGTCGGCCAGCAGGTTATTTCATCTGAAGCGCTGAAATCCTTCTCTGCTGGCGTGGAGGGTAATAAGCGACTCAGCATTCCAGTCAGCGCCGCGCTGCTTACGGTGAATGTCCCCGGCCAGATCGTAGCTCCAGACCGTCTGCCAGGTATCGATGCGCAACCAAAACAGCGCCTGTTCATTCGTGACCTGATCGCACCGGGCCGAACTGCATCGAACACTATTTACTGGGTACAGCAGACCGGGTTCACGAACAATGCAAAGGCTGTCGCTGAGAACACCACTAAGCCTTACAGTGATATTCAGTTTGCAGAGAAGATCACCCCGGTTCGCACCATTGCGCACCTGTTTAAGGCAGCGAAGCAGATTCTGGACGACATGCCGCAGCTTCAGTCAACTATCGACGCTGAGCTGCGCTACGGCCTGAAATATGTCGAAGAGCAGGAGATTCTGTTCGGAGACGGTACTGGCGCTCATTTGGAAGGCATCATCCCGCAGGCGTCTGCATATGCAGCCGCGTTTGAAGTAGACCAGCAGAACGGTATTGATGACCTGCGACTGGCTATGTTGCAGGCTCAGCTGGCCCGCTTCCCGGCCTCCGGCCATGTTCTGCACTTTATTGACTGGGCTAAGATCGAGCTGATTAAAGATACGCTGGGCCGCTATATCCTGGCGAACCCTGCAGCATTGACCGGCCCGACCCTCTGGGGCCTTCCAGTTGTGGCAACTGAAGCTGCCGCATTCCAGGGTAAATTCCTGACCGGGGCTTTCAATGCCGGTGCGCAAATCTTTGATCGTGAAGATGCCAACGTTGTGATTTCTACTGAGAACGCCGACGACTTCGAGAAAAACATGATCTCAATTCGTTGTGAAGAGCGACTGGCGCTGGCAGTTAAGCGCCCTGAAGCCTTCATCTATGGCACATTCACTGCGCCTGCTGCTGGTGGCGGCTCATAA
- a CDS encoding head maturation protease, ClpP-related encodes MTIKSLPAAPEGRPFSREKRDWPSSAMERWNGSIKAAKPGDNSISIFDVIGADYWGDGVTASRIAGALRSLDGADVTVNINSPGGDMFEGLAIYNLLREYKGKVTVKVLGLAASAASIIAMAGDEVQIGRGAFLMIHNCWVYAMGNRHDLAQIAADMEPFDKAMGDIYSARSGLSLEDVSAMMDGETYIGGSDAVEKGFADRLLSADEIADDDDSPSAALRKLDALLAKTDTPRSERRKLLKALSGSKPGAVADHEGKPGATEKIDPEHLKELNNALAAFRK; translated from the coding sequence ATGACAATAAAAAGTCTTCCGGCAGCGCCGGAGGGGCGGCCCTTTTCGCGTGAAAAACGCGATTGGCCGTCTTCCGCAATGGAGCGCTGGAATGGCAGCATCAAAGCGGCAAAGCCGGGCGATAACAGCATTTCCATCTTTGATGTGATTGGTGCCGACTACTGGGGCGATGGTGTCACAGCAAGCCGTATCGCTGGCGCGCTGCGCTCACTTGATGGTGCTGATGTGACAGTGAATATCAACTCGCCTGGCGGTGATATGTTCGAAGGTTTGGCGATTTATAACCTTCTTCGTGAGTACAAAGGCAAAGTTACCGTAAAAGTTCTCGGCCTGGCTGCATCCGCTGCATCAATCATCGCTATGGCGGGTGATGAAGTTCAGATTGGACGCGGTGCCTTCCTGATGATCCACAACTGCTGGGTCTATGCGATGGGTAACCGTCACGACCTGGCTCAAATCGCCGCTGATATGGAGCCTTTCGATAAAGCGATGGGCGACATCTACTCAGCTCGTAGCGGCCTCAGTCTGGAGGATGTCAGCGCGATGATGGATGGCGAAACTTACATCGGGGGCAGCGATGCCGTTGAAAAAGGCTTTGCAGACCGTCTCCTTTCAGCTGATGAAATCGCTGATGACGATGACAGCCCATCTGCAGCGCTTAGAAAGCTCGATGCATTGCTCGCCAAGACAGACACTCCGCGCTCGGAACGGCGGAAATTATTGAAAGCTTTATCAGGCAGCAAGCCAGGCGCTGTTGCCGATCATGAAGGTAAGCCGGGCGCTACCGAAAAAATCGATCCTGAACACCTCAAAGAACTCAATAACGCGCTGGCCGCGTTCCGCAAATAA
- a CDS encoding phage head closure protein, which yields MQAGKLRHRITLQHKVNVQDQLSGAVNPEWRDLATVWADVVPLSAREFIAAQATQGEITTRITIRYRAGLTNANRIVFRDRIYNVEGVLPDAVSGREYLTLPCSEGVNDG from the coding sequence ATGCAGGCAGGAAAACTACGGCACCGGATCACGCTGCAGCACAAAGTTAACGTTCAGGATCAGTTATCAGGCGCAGTCAATCCTGAGTGGCGCGACCTAGCTACGGTGTGGGCTGACGTGGTGCCATTGTCTGCGCGGGAGTTTATCGCGGCTCAGGCCACCCAGGGTGAAATAACTACCCGAATTACAATCCGGTATCGCGCCGGGCTGACGAACGCGAACCGGATTGTTTTCCGTGACCGGATTTATAACGTTGAAGGTGTTCTTCCTGATGCAGTAAGCGGCAGGGAATATCTGACCCTGCCATGTTCGGAGGGGGTTAATGATGGCTGA
- a CDS encoding phage tail tube protein, translating into MSVVTQGTQLYVLAAGVVREVECITAFSPGGNPADQIEDTCLSERSTRTYKKGLRTPAQASATLNADPANASHLMLSNLAESSDQDDLTFAIGWADGEDEPTVGAAGASGAVDGLILPDTRTWYVFKGYVADFPFDFQANTVVQTTATIQRSGAGVWIPKAGAGS; encoded by the coding sequence ATGTCAGTCGTGACACAAGGTACTCAGCTCTATGTTCTCGCCGCGGGCGTGGTCAGAGAGGTCGAATGCATTACCGCGTTCTCACCGGGCGGGAACCCCGCCGATCAGATTGAGGACACCTGCCTGAGCGAGCGAAGCACGCGCACTTACAAAAAGGGCCTCCGCACTCCCGCACAGGCTTCCGCAACGCTCAACGCTGATCCGGCAAACGCCAGCCACCTGATGCTCAGTAACCTGGCTGAATCTTCCGATCAGGATGATTTGACCTTTGCTATCGGCTGGGCGGATGGCGAGGACGAGCCAACCGTTGGCGCTGCTGGCGCATCTGGCGCAGTTGATGGCCTTATTCTGCCGGATACGCGCACCTGGTATGTCTTCAAAGGCTATGTTGCTGACTTCCCGTTTGACTTCCAGGCCAATACGGTTGTGCAGACGACCGCCACTATTCAGCGCTCAGGTGCTGGCGTGTGGATTCCGAAGGCTGGCGCAGGCAGCTAA
- a CDS encoding HK97-gp10 family putative phage morphogenesis protein, whose translation MADGVSFKLTGIDTLLGRLDTLSDDMRNKGGRAALRKAGNVIVARAKANAARIDDPGTGRSIADNIAQRWDGRRFKRTGDLGFRVGVMYGAKLKNHPSLSKNSPTPHWRLIEFGTENMRAQPIMRPAGDSSINEVVATFVSEYDRALDRAIARAKKKAGGG comes from the coding sequence ATGGCTGATGGCGTGAGCTTTAAGCTGACTGGTATCGATACGCTGCTGGGTCGGCTGGATACCCTTAGCGATGACATGCGGAACAAGGGCGGACGTGCCGCGCTGCGTAAGGCGGGCAATGTCATTGTCGCCAGAGCGAAAGCGAACGCTGCGAGAATCGACGACCCAGGCACCGGGCGCAGCATCGCGGATAACATCGCTCAGCGCTGGGACGGCAGGCGATTTAAGCGCACTGGTGACCTCGGGTTCAGGGTCGGCGTGATGTACGGCGCGAAACTTAAAAACCATCCTTCGCTCAGCAAAAATTCACCCACTCCGCACTGGAGGCTTATCGAGTTCGGAACCGAGAACATGAGGGCCCAGCCGATTATGCGCCCGGCGGGTGATTCCAGCATTAATGAAGTTGTGGCCACATTTGTCAGCGAGTATGACCGGGCGCTTGACCGGGCGATCGCCAGAGCTAAAAAGAAAGCGGGGGGCGGATGA
- a CDS encoding head-tail connector protein, with protein MIEMSIIKAHCRIEPDVTDDDNLLGIYSGAASRYVQTWTRRTLYQLNTDPGYDTDENRLLLDDDIRAAMLLLIGHWYSNREAVVIGQAPSSVPLAVEALLQPYKIYGV; from the coding sequence ATGATCGAAATGAGCATTATTAAGGCTCATTGTCGGATTGAGCCTGATGTCACTGACGACGATAACCTGCTGGGGATTTATTCCGGCGCGGCGAGCCGTTACGTGCAGACATGGACCCGCAGAACGCTCTACCAACTCAATACCGATCCTGGCTATGACACGGATGAGAATCGTCTGCTGTTAGACGATGACATCCGAGCCGCGATGCTGCTGCTTATCGGTCACTGGTACTCAAACCGTGAAGCGGTAGTCATAGGCCAGGCGCCTTCTTCAGTGCCCCTTGCTGTAGAAGCACTTCTACAACCATACAAAATTTATGGAGTCTGA
- a CDS encoding phage terminase small subunit P27 family — protein sequence MPGPPKTPTHLALVKGNPSKRPLNKNEPKPPSGVPPIPKHFDKQGKYWFKRMAEELDAVGVITLLDARALELMVEAYTEYRRHCETLDREGYTYAVFSEEEPDEGREREIRMIKPHPAAVMKADAWKRIRAMLGEFGMTPASRTKVGVKGAAEVDPLDEFLNKKRK from the coding sequence ATGCCGGGACCACCGAAAACCCCGACCCACCTGGCTTTGGTGAAGGGTAACCCATCTAAGCGGCCACTAAATAAAAACGAACCAAAACCCCCTTCAGGGGTACCCCCAATTCCGAAGCATTTTGATAAGCAGGGTAAGTACTGGTTTAAGCGAATGGCTGAAGAGCTGGACGCTGTCGGAGTAATTACACTGCTTGATGCCCGCGCCCTTGAGCTGATGGTCGAAGCCTACACCGAGTACCGCCGCCACTGTGAAACGCTGGATCGGGAAGGCTACACCTACGCAGTATTTAGCGAGGAAGAACCGGACGAAGGCAGGGAGCGTGAAATCAGAATGATTAAGCCCCATCCGGCAGCGGTAATGAAAGCCGATGCGTGGAAACGTATCAGGGCAATGCTGGGTGAATTCGGTATGACGCCAGCCAGCCGGACAAAGGTTGGTGTGAAGGGCGCTGCTGAAGTTGACCCTCTCGATGAATTTCTCAATAAAAAGCGCAAATGA
- a CDS encoding terminase large subunit has product MATVQAGIQYAEHVLAGEIVAGELVRLSCQRFLDDLENGPERGIYFSEDRAQHVLDFYNFVPHVKGALAGKPIELMPWHIFILINLFGFVIPLIDELTGEQVLDEDGDTVMVRRFRTAYSEVARKNAKSTLSSGIGLYMTGADGEGGAEVYSAATTRDQARIVFDDAKNMIKKSPKILGRLFGHVKLNIHQERTASKFEPLSSDANNLDGLNIHCGIVDELHAHRTRDVWDVLETATGARLQSLIFAITTSGTNKEGICFEQRDYAIKVLRGVVDDDTYFAVIYTLDEDDDPFDERNWPKANPGLGVCKRWDDMRRLAKKAKEQIAARPNFFTKHLNIWVTAESAWMDMDRWDKCNDIAEDDELVKWPLWVGIDLANKIDICAAVKTWMAPNGHTHTKSKFWIPEGRLETAPKHISELYRKWADAGHLELTDGDVIDHGYIKADVEAWVKGESLREIAFDPWSATQFSLALADEGLPLVEVAQTVKNLSESMKTVQADIYGSKFHHDGNPVMTWMMSNVTVKPDKNDNVFPNKSTPENKIDGPVALFTAKSRLIVNGGDKPDNSAFFDDPIMIGV; this is encoded by the coding sequence ATGGCAACCGTTCAGGCTGGTATTCAGTACGCAGAACACGTACTGGCTGGCGAGATCGTTGCTGGCGAACTGGTGCGTCTGTCGTGCCAGCGATTCCTTGATGATTTAGAGAACGGGCCGGAGCGCGGCATCTACTTCAGCGAGGACCGCGCCCAGCACGTCCTCGACTTTTATAACTTTGTTCCGCACGTTAAAGGTGCGCTGGCAGGCAAGCCGATTGAGCTTATGCCATGGCATATTTTCATCCTGATTAACCTTTTTGGCTTTGTGATTCCACTGATTGACGAGTTGACCGGGGAGCAGGTTCTGGACGAAGACGGCGACACGGTTATGGTTCGCCGCTTCCGCACCGCGTACAGCGAAGTCGCCAGGAAAAACGCGAAGTCCACGCTTTCATCTGGAATCGGTCTTTATATGACCGGGGCAGATGGTGAAGGTGGCGCAGAAGTCTATTCAGCTGCAACCACTCGCGATCAGGCGCGAATCGTTTTTGATGACGCCAAAAACATGATTAAGAAGTCGCCCAAAATTCTTGGCCGGCTCTTTGGTCACGTAAAGCTGAATATTCACCAGGAGCGCACCGCCTCGAAATTTGAGCCGCTTTCAAGCGATGCAAATAACCTCGACGGCCTGAATATTCATTGCGGCATCGTAGACGAACTCCACGCGCACAGAACCCGTGACGTGTGGGACGTTCTGGAGACGGCCACTGGTGCGCGACTCCAGTCACTGATATTCGCTATCACGACATCCGGGACCAACAAAGAGGGCATTTGCTTTGAGCAGCGCGACTATGCCATCAAGGTTCTGCGCGGCGTGGTGGATGATGACACCTATTTCGCCGTTATCTACACGCTGGATGAAGACGACGACCCGTTCGACGAACGCAACTGGCCGAAAGCCAATCCCGGGCTTGGGGTATGTAAACGCTGGGACGACATGCGCCGCCTCGCGAAAAAGGCGAAAGAACAGATCGCGGCCCGTCCTAACTTTTTCACCAAACACCTGAACATATGGGTAACCGCTGAGAGCGCCTGGATGGATATGGATCGCTGGGATAAGTGCAATGACATCGCAGAAGATGATGAGCTCGTCAAATGGCCGCTGTGGGTCGGCATCGACCTTGCAAACAAGATAGACATCTGCGCAGCTGTGAAAACGTGGATGGCTCCCAACGGCCATACGCACACGAAGTCTAAATTCTGGATACCCGAAGGTCGCCTTGAGACGGCACCCAAGCATATTTCTGAGCTTTACCGGAAATGGGCTGATGCCGGGCATCTGGAATTAACGGACGGTGACGTTATCGATCACGGCTATATCAAGGCCGATGTCGAAGCCTGGGTTAAAGGGGAGAGCCTGCGGGAAATCGCCTTCGACCCGTGGAGCGCTACGCAGTTCAGTCTGGCGCTGGCCGACGAGGGGCTGCCGCTGGTGGAGGTGGCGCAGACGGTAAAAAACCTGTCCGAGTCTATGAAAACGGTGCAGGCGGATATCTACGGCAGCAAGTTCCATCACGACGGCAACCCCGTCATGACGTGGATGATGTCCAACGTGACCGTCAAGCCAGACAAAAATGACAACGTCTTTCCGAACAAGTCCACTCCGGAAAACAAAATCGATGGACCGGTGGCGCTCTTTACTGCGAAAAGCCGCCTGATCGTCAATGGAGGTGATAAGCCGGACAACAGCGCGTTCTTCGACGATCCGATAATGATAGGTGTCTGA